One Gemmatimonadota bacterium DNA window includes the following coding sequences:
- a CDS encoding response regulator, translated as MPENTVEVLMIEDNPVHVQLIRHYMESSRLTTRLHVAGTLREGLDLIGETSFDVVLLDLVLPDSADLDTLHSVRAAAPDLPVIILTGLDDVSLAATAVESGAQDYIVKTQANTTLLSRSIHYAIERVRARSGEWDSVMFKLAQQQFLKAAQIMGLDENIRERLLFPQRTHIVTLPFRRDEYHLVENVFGYRVQHLLTMGPTKGGIRYHEDVNLGEVSALAMWMTWKCALINLPFGGAKGGVRIDPTDLSRRELQRLTRRFTSEIIDIIGPDKDIPAPDMGTDEQVMAWIMDTYSQQAGYTVPGVVTGKPVVLGGSLGRREATGRGLVYLIEAAAKHMGMSLDGATAVVQGFGNVGSNTARFLDEGGVRVVAVSDVTTGIYNANGLSLEDVFKYCEENRFLKGYPEADEVTNQELLELPCDILAPAALQNQITGDNADRLKCRLLAEGANGPTTLEADEILGEKDVFILPDVLGNAGGVTVSYFEWVQDTQNYMWTLEEINGRLHTILIDAFGRTVHRAAEDKVDMRTAALIEGISRVTQAKLLRGIFP; from the coding sequence ATGCCGGAAAACACCGTCGAAGTCCTGATGATCGAAGACAACCCCGTGCACGTGCAGCTGATTCGCCACTACATGGAATCCAGCCGGCTTACGACCCGGCTACACGTCGCCGGGACGCTCCGGGAAGGGCTGGACCTGATCGGGGAGACGTCCTTCGACGTGGTGCTGCTGGACCTTGTCCTTCCCGACAGCGCCGATCTCGACACGCTTCACAGCGTCCGGGCGGCCGCGCCGGACCTGCCGGTCATCATACTGACCGGGCTCGACGACGTTTCCCTGGCCGCCACGGCCGTGGAATCGGGCGCCCAGGACTACATCGTGAAGACCCAGGCCAACACGACCCTGCTCTCCCGGTCCATCCATTACGCTATCGAACGCGTGCGCGCGCGTAGCGGCGAATGGGATTCGGTCATGTTCAAACTGGCCCAGCAGCAGTTTCTCAAGGCGGCGCAGATCATGGGACTGGACGAGAACATCCGGGAACGTCTGCTCTTTCCCCAGCGGACCCATATCGTGACGCTCCCCTTTCGCCGGGACGAATACCATCTTGTGGAAAACGTTTTCGGATACCGGGTGCAGCACCTGCTCACCATGGGCCCGACCAAGGGCGGCATCCGCTACCACGAGGATGTGAACCTGGGGGAGGTCTCCGCCCTGGCCATGTGGATGACCTGGAAATGCGCGCTGATCAATCTGCCCTTCGGCGGCGCCAAGGGCGGCGTCCGGATCGACCCGACCGACCTGTCCCGCCGGGAGTTGCAGCGCCTCACCCGCCGCTTTACGTCGGAAATCATCGACATCATCGGACCGGACAAGGACATCCCCGCCCCGGACATGGGCACCGACGAGCAGGTCATGGCCTGGATCATGGATACGTACAGCCAGCAGGCGGGCTACACGGTGCCGGGCGTCGTCACCGGCAAGCCGGTCGTGCTGGGTGGGTCCCTGGGACGCCGCGAAGCCACCGGCCGCGGCCTGGTCTACCTGATCGAGGCGGCCGCGAAGCACATGGGCATGTCCCTGGACGGCGCCACGGCGGTGGTCCAGGGCTTCGGCAACGTGGGCAGCAACACGGCGCGCTTCCTGGATGAAGGCGGGGTCAGGGTGGTCGCGGTAAGCGACGTCACCACCGGGATCTACAACGCCAACGGACTGTCGCTGGAGGACGTCTTCAAGTACTGCGAGGAAAACCGTTTCCTGAAAGGCTATCCCGAGGCCGACGAAGTCACCAACCAGGAACTGCTCGAACTGCCCTGCGACATCCTCGCCCCGGCTGCGCTGCAGAACCAGATCACCGGCGACAACGCGGACCGGTTGAAGTGCAGGCTTCTCGCGGAAGGGGCCAACGGACCCACCACGCTCGAGGCCGACGAGATCCTCGGGGAAAAGGACGTCTTCATCCTGCCGGACGTCCTGGGCAACGCCGGTGGCGTGACCGTCTCGTACTTCGAATGGGTGCAGGATACGCAGAACTACATGTGGACGCTCGAGGAGATCAACGGCAGGTTGCACACCATCCTCATCGACGCCTTCGGAAGGACCGTCCACCGGGCGGCCGAAGACAAGGTCGACATGCGTACCGCGGCGTTGATCGAGGGGATCAGCCGGGTGACCCAGGCGAAACTCCTCCGGGGGATCTTCCCCTGA
- a CDS encoding potassium channel protein, with protein MQTFLKQYLGVLRTTIGSGNLKFFYRFFIFLFLLILVYTFLFHQLQEMEGREHSWFTGFYWTLVTMTTLGYGDIVFTTDLGRIFSLCVLLTGLTTLIIVLPVAFVEFIYRPWLSAHSIARAPRALDPAYQEHVVITHHDEVTSSLAARLKQYGNDYVFIIPNLDEALLLHDRGLNVVYGDLDNAETYRYANVDQAALVVATGKDTLNTSIAFTIRNINKDIPILATANSPDSVDILELAGCTHVIQLGQQMGQLLARLASSVDSMSHVLGNVEDLMVADASIVDTPLIGKTLRETRLRELTGVTVVGVWERGRFHVIAPDTPLTERMILVLLGTESQITSYNELFAIYNVSDPPIVIIGGGRVGRSAGGTLVERGLDYRIIEQQVDRIRDEKHYVLGDAADIETMKKAGLMDAPTVIITSHEDDMNIYLTIYCRKLRPDIQIITRAKEERNVEALHRAGADFVMSYASMGANIILNLLKRNDIVMITEGLNFFRVRLPRELAGRTIAESQVYPETGCYIAAVFTGKESIVSPPPSMKLSTGCEILLIGTIEAENRYLERYGKRT; from the coding sequence ATGCAGACCTTCTTGAAACAGTACCTGGGCGTGTTGCGCACCACGATCGGATCGGGAAACCTGAAGTTCTTCTACCGGTTTTTCATCTTCCTCTTCCTGTTGATCCTGGTCTACACGTTCCTGTTCCACCAACTCCAGGAAATGGAGGGACGGGAACATTCGTGGTTCACCGGATTCTACTGGACGCTGGTCACGATGACTACGCTTGGTTACGGCGACATCGTCTTTACCACCGACCTGGGCCGTATTTTCTCACTGTGCGTGCTGCTGACGGGCCTGACGACGCTGATCATCGTGCTTCCGGTGGCCTTTGTCGAGTTCATCTACCGGCCCTGGCTCAGCGCCCACTCCATCGCACGCGCGCCCAGAGCTCTGGATCCTGCATACCAGGAACACGTGGTCATCACCCATCACGACGAGGTGACGAGTTCGCTTGCCGCCCGGCTCAAGCAGTACGGAAACGACTACGTATTCATCATACCCAATCTGGACGAAGCGCTGCTTCTTCACGACCGGGGTCTCAACGTCGTGTACGGCGACCTGGACAATGCCGAGACCTACCGCTACGCGAACGTGGACCAGGCGGCGCTCGTCGTGGCCACCGGCAAGGACACGCTGAATACCAGCATCGCCTTTACGATCCGGAATATCAACAAGGATATCCCCATCCTGGCGACGGCGAATTCTCCCGACTCCGTGGATATCCTCGAACTGGCGGGCTGCACCCACGTGATCCAGCTGGGACAGCAGATGGGGCAGCTCCTCGCCCGGCTCGCTTCGAGCGTGGATTCCATGTCCCACGTACTCGGAAACGTCGAAGACCTGATGGTCGCCGACGCGAGCATCGTGGATACCCCGCTCATCGGCAAGACCCTGCGCGAGACGCGTCTTCGCGAATTGACCGGCGTCACGGTCGTCGGCGTGTGGGAGCGGGGGAGGTTCCACGTGATCGCGCCCGATACGCCGTTGACCGAACGGATGATCCTGGTGCTCCTGGGGACGGAAAGCCAGATCACGTCCTACAATGAGTTGTTTGCCATCTACAACGTATCCGATCCGCCCATCGTCATCATCGGCGGAGGACGCGTGGGACGGTCCGCGGGGGGCACGCTCGTGGAGAGGGGGTTGGACTACCGGATCATTGAGCAGCAGGTCGACCGGATCCGGGATGAAAAGCATTACGTACTGGGCGACGCGGCGGATATCGAGACCATGAAGAAGGCCGGTCTCATGGACGCACCCACCGTCATCATCACGTCCCATGAAGACGACATGAACATCTACCTCACGATCTACTGCCGCAAGCTGCGCCCGGATATCCAGATCATCACCCGGGCGAAAGAGGAACGGAACGTGGAAGCGCTGCACCGGGCGGGGGCCGATTTCGTCATGTCCTACGCTTCCATGGGCGCCAACATCATCCTCAATCTGCTCAAGCGGAACGATATTGTCATGATCACGGAAGGGTTGAACTTCTTCCGGGTCAGGCTCCCCCGTGAACTTGCCGGCAGGACCATCGCCGAGTCGCAGGTCTACCCGGAGACGGGATGTTACATCGCGGCTGTTTTCACCGGGAAGGAGAGCATCGTGAGTCCCCCGCCGTCGATGAAACTGTCCACCGGGTGCGAGATCCTGCTCATCGGGACGATCGAAGCGGAAAACAGGTACCTGGAGCGGTACGGGAAGAGAACTTGA
- a CDS encoding ArgE/DapE family deacylase — protein MGTLQELTAKLVSIDSTNPTLSPTAAGEREIAAFVADWCRDRSLDVRIVDADGRPSVVAVARGTGGGRSLILNGHLDTVGVDGMDDPFRPRVEEGRMYGRGAGDMKASVAAMMAVVASARTMDLRGDVIMTAVSDEEAYSVGTTAVLDSGVTADAAIVTEPTNGDVLVAHKGFVWADVTTHGRAAHGSRPEDGLDAITKMGAFLRGLEDLQAELEQRTGDSLLGSGSVHASVIDGGREMSSYPATCRLGVERRTVPGETARSVIAELEDIAVGCRRADPGFQATIDLTFERRPFSIDAGHEIVELVRTVAARTSGRRPRVSGSAGWMDAALLSERSIPTVIYGPAGGDFHGDNEWVDVASIEACAEVLTEVTKTYCA, from the coding sequence ATGGGCACGCTTCAGGAACTCACCGCTAAACTCGTTTCGATCGACTCGACGAATCCCACGCTGTCACCGACCGCCGCGGGCGAGCGTGAAATCGCCGCCTTCGTTGCGGACTGGTGCCGGGACCGGTCCCTCGACGTGCGGATCGTGGATGCGGACGGACGTCCCAGCGTGGTTGCCGTCGCGCGGGGAACGGGTGGCGGCCGCTCGCTCATCCTGAACGGTCATCTCGATACGGTCGGCGTGGACGGCATGGACGACCCCTTCCGTCCGAGGGTCGAAGAGGGCAGGATGTACGGCCGCGGCGCCGGCGACATGAAGGCTTCCGTCGCCGCGATGATGGCTGTAGTGGCCAGCGCGCGGACCATGGATCTGAGAGGGGACGTGATCATGACGGCCGTCTCCGACGAAGAGGCCTACAGCGTCGGTACCACGGCTGTTCTGGACAGCGGCGTGACGGCCGATGCGGCCATCGTGACCGAACCCACCAACGGAGATGTCCTGGTCGCGCACAAGGGTTTCGTCTGGGCGGATGTCACCACGCACGGCCGCGCCGCCCACGGCTCCAGGCCGGAAGATGGGCTGGACGCCATCACGAAGATGGGGGCGTTTCTCCGGGGGCTCGAGGATCTTCAGGCCGAACTGGAACAACGAACCGGAGATTCGCTGCTCGGTTCCGGATCGGTGCATGCATCGGTCATCGACGGCGGCCGCGAGATGTCAAGCTATCCCGCGACGTGCCGCCTGGGCGTGGAAAGGCGCACGGTCCCGGGAGAGACGGCACGGAGCGTGATCGCCGAGCTGGAAGACATTGCCGTAGGATGCCGCCGGGCCGATCCGGGTTTTCAGGCCACGATCGATCTGACTTTCGAACGTCGGCCGTTCTCGATCGATGCCGGTCATGAGATCGTTGAACTGGTCAGGACGGTCGCCGCGCGGACATCCGGCCGCAGGCCCCGTGTCTCCGGAAGTGCGGGCTGGATGGACGCCGCGCTGCTGAGCGAACGCTCGATCCCGACGGTAATCTACGGCCCGGCGGGAGGCGATTTTCACGGGGATAACGAATGGGTGGACGTTGCGTCGATCGAAGCCTGTGCCGAGGTCCTCACGGAAGTAACTAAAACATACTGCGCATGA
- a CDS encoding response regulator, with amino-acid sequence MASTETNASSTEIDAAWVRLLQKAAYLCSVIVIACSVLVLAGWQFDLAVLRGLVNPGRVPMNPLTAAAFLLAGATLCALLPRNASAYRRWTGFAGAGLLMALGAVKLFDVDVGGRGIDQWLFAASLSGSRMAPHTAFTFMLVGLALLLLDLRGPRHWLSHVCVMNAGIIALLSLAGAIYSTMVLYRVSGVIPISLNTALGFGVVCVGIFCARPRREPAATLVSATAGGLMARRLLPAAFLIPIILGWLQFQGERAGFYGVEFGHSIFVVCNVIAFNILIWWNARSIGQIDAERTRMAHELHRQNALLEQTTHDMVLFQGELQEAKESAEEASRAKSEFLANMSHEIRTPINGITGMTQLMLHTDLTSRQREFMRLIDQSTESLQGLLNDILDFSKIEAGRLELESIPFELRERIANTVQAMSIPATEKGLELAYRVAPDLPDQLVGDPGRLSQIVINLVGNAIKFTEAGEVVLSMSLASESEETVTLACAVADTGIGIPEDKQQLIFDVFSQADSSMSRKYGGTGLGLAICAQLTAMMNGRIWVESEAGRGSTFHFTVEMQKRRDAVEKPVVDAGPLTGLRVLVVDDHPTNRGFLIDMLAEWSMQTMEAGTGVEALAALTGDDGEAIRLVLLDETMPEMEEHGLIREINRCAEGRDLGVILLVSAGQRADPGIGDYVGIACTVSKPVKQSDLLNAIMDIVAGTCAPALEEGAGGLSEGVVPRRILLAEDGVVNQRVAVLMLESRGHAVTVANNGREAVERFEAGAFDLVLMDVQMPEMDGLEATRTIRGLETGSEHIPIVAMTAHAMSGDRERCLEAGMDDYLSKPIQARLLYAAVEGMPAGPREDLPPIQDSEGVASDAAPVDWENAVAQVGGNEAVIAELAGLFLAECPGLEAGIREAVDAGNAADVRRHAHTLKGSAGVFKADAVVDAAQRLEKMGRDSDLDHAEEALSTLAHELDRLKPVLAERVAEAKLQAGSGN; translated from the coding sequence ATGGCTTCAACGGAAACCAACGCGTCTTCGACGGAGATCGACGCGGCCTGGGTGCGGTTGTTGCAGAAAGCCGCCTACCTGTGCAGCGTGATCGTCATCGCGTGCTCGGTGCTCGTGCTCGCCGGCTGGCAGTTCGATCTTGCCGTCCTGCGGGGTCTGGTCAACCCCGGTCGGGTCCCCATGAATCCGCTCACGGCCGCCGCCTTTCTGCTGGCCGGCGCCACGTTGTGCGCCTTGCTGCCGAGGAACGCTTCGGCATATCGCCGCTGGACGGGTTTCGCCGGCGCGGGTCTCCTCATGGCGCTGGGGGCCGTCAAGCTGTTCGACGTGGACGTTGGCGGCAGGGGGATCGACCAGTGGCTCTTCGCGGCGTCCCTGAGCGGTAGCCGCATGGCGCCGCACACCGCCTTCACCTTCATGCTGGTGGGTCTCGCGCTCCTGCTCCTCGACCTGCGCGGGCCGAGACACTGGCTGTCCCACGTCTGCGTCATGAACGCCGGGATCATTGCCCTGCTGTCCCTGGCCGGTGCGATCTACAGCACCATGGTCCTGTACCGGGTTTCCGGCGTGATCCCCATATCCCTGAACACCGCGCTGGGTTTCGGCGTCGTGTGCGTCGGCATATTCTGCGCGCGTCCCCGCCGCGAACCGGCCGCCACGCTGGTCAGCGCCACGGCCGGCGGCCTCATGGCCCGCCGTTTGCTCCCGGCGGCCTTTCTCATTCCAATCATCCTGGGCTGGCTCCAGTTCCAGGGAGAGAGGGCGGGGTTCTACGGTGTGGAGTTCGGCCATTCGATCTTTGTGGTCTGTAACGTGATAGCCTTCAATATCCTGATCTGGTGGAACGCCCGCTCGATCGGGCAGATCGACGCGGAACGCACGCGAATGGCTCACGAACTGCACCGGCAGAACGCCCTGCTGGAGCAGACGACCCACGACATGGTGCTCTTCCAGGGGGAACTCCAGGAAGCCAAGGAGTCCGCCGAGGAGGCCAGCCGGGCCAAGAGCGAGTTTCTCGCCAACATGAGCCACGAAATCCGCACGCCGATCAACGGGATCACCGGTATGACCCAGCTCATGCTGCATACCGACCTCACTTCCCGGCAGCGGGAGTTCATGCGGCTCATCGATCAGTCCACGGAATCGCTCCAGGGCCTGTTGAACGATATCCTGGACTTCTCGAAGATCGAGGCGGGCCGCCTGGAACTCGAATCGATCCCCTTCGAACTGCGGGAGCGCATCGCCAATACCGTGCAGGCCATGTCGATCCCCGCCACGGAAAAGGGCCTCGAACTGGCGTACCGGGTCGCTCCCGACTTGCCCGACCAGCTCGTGGGCGACCCGGGACGGTTGAGCCAGATCGTGATCAACCTGGTCGGAAACGCCATCAAGTTCACGGAAGCGGGAGAAGTGGTCCTTTCCATGTCGCTGGCCTCGGAATCGGAGGAAACCGTGACGCTGGCCTGCGCGGTGGCCGACACCGGCATCGGCATACCGGAAGACAAGCAGCAGCTGATCTTCGACGTCTTCAGCCAGGCGGACAGTTCCATGTCGCGGAAGTACGGCGGAACGGGCCTGGGACTGGCCATCTGCGCGCAATTGACCGCCATGATGAACGGCCGCATCTGGGTCGAAAGCGAAGCAGGCCGGGGAAGCACCTTCCATTTTACCGTCGAAATGCAGAAACGTCGCGATGCGGTGGAAAAGCCGGTGGTGGACGCCGGGCCGTTGACCGGCCTGCGGGTACTCGTGGTCGACGACCATCCCACCAATCGGGGGTTCTTGATCGACATGCTGGCCGAATGGTCCATGCAGACTATGGAAGCCGGCACCGGAGTGGAAGCCCTCGCCGCCCTTACCGGCGATGACGGGGAGGCCATCCGGCTGGTCCTGCTGGACGAAACCATGCCGGAAATGGAAGAACACGGGCTCATCCGGGAAATCAACCGGTGTGCCGAAGGAAGGGACCTCGGCGTCATCCTGCTGGTCTCCGCCGGACAGCGGGCCGACCCCGGGATCGGCGATTACGTCGGGATCGCCTGTACGGTGAGCAAACCGGTCAAGCAGTCCGACCTGCTGAACGCCATCATGGATATCGTGGCCGGCACGTGCGCTCCCGCGCTGGAAGAGGGCGCCGGCGGCTTGTCCGAAGGAGTGGTGCCGCGGCGCATCCTCCTGGCCGAGGACGGCGTCGTGAACCAGCGCGTCGCGGTCCTCATGCTGGAATCCAGGGGCCACGCGGTCACCGTGGCAAACAACGGCCGGGAAGCGGTCGAGCGGTTCGAGGCCGGCGCCTTCGACCTGGTCCTGATGGACGTGCAGATGCCCGAGATGGATGGACTGGAGGCGACGCGGACCATTCGCGGCCTGGAAACGGGCAGCGAACATATCCCCATCGTCGCCATGACGGCCCACGCCATGAGCGGCGACCGGGAGCGGTGCCTGGAGGCCGGGATGGACGATTACCTGTCCAAGCCCATCCAGGCCCGGTTGCTGTACGCGGCGGTGGAGGGAATGCCTGCAGGGCCAAGAGAGGATCTCCCACCGATACAGGATTCGGAGGGCGTGGCTTCGGATGCCGCGCCCGTCGATTGGGAAAATGCCGTTGCGCAGGTGGGCGGGAACGAGGCCGTGATCGCCGAACTGGCCGGACTCTTCCTGGCCGAGTGCCCGGGGCTCGAGGCCGGCATCCGCGAAGCGGTTGATGCGGGGAACGCCGCCGACGTGAGACGGCATGCCCATACGTTGAAGGGCTCCGCCGGTGTTTTCAAGGCCGACGCCGTCGTCGACGCAGCCCAGCGCCTGGAGAAGATGGGAAGGGACAGCGACCTGGATCATGCGGAAGAGGCTTTGTCGACGCTCGCCCATGAACTGGACCGGTTGAAGCCGGTCCTCGCGGAACGCGTCGCCGAAGCGAAACTGCAGGCCGGGAGTGGAAACTGA
- a CDS encoding dipeptidase, which produces MDSVISYLEGQRTQALEGLKDFLRIPSVSTHPHHREDLRRCARFLAGELERIGMHNVAVNPTPGHPIVTADWLGAPGKPTVLLYGHYDVQPAEPFELWESDPFDPVIRGDNLYARGSTDDKGQVWLHVKALEAHLRENGRLPVNVRLLIEGEEEVSSENLEAFLENQREALAADVVVISDTSMFDYEQPSIGYALRGMAYMEVRLEGPNKDLHSGVYGGAVPNPLNVLSEILARMVDGDGRITVPGFYDDVLALDDEERASLAALPFDEEGFAGRLGLPESTGEKGYSTLERLWARPTLDVNGMLGGFTGEGSKTVIPSKAMAKVSMRLVPNQDPEKIARSFEDYVRSLAPPSVKVEVIHHGTGKPVLTARDHPAVTAAHEAITRGFGKEPVYIREGGSIPVVAMFEEILGLPTVLMAFGLPDCDAHAPNEKFHLPNFYRGIDSAAWFYDEYGRYAD; this is translated from the coding sequence ATGGACAGCGTCATTTCGTACCTGGAAGGACAGCGGACCCAGGCCCTGGAGGGCTTGAAGGATTTCCTCCGCATTCCCAGCGTGAGCACCCATCCCCACCACCGGGAGGACCTGCGCCGGTGCGCCCGGTTCCTCGCCGGCGAACTGGAGCGGATCGGCATGCATAACGTGGCCGTGAATCCCACGCCCGGCCATCCCATCGTAACGGCGGATTGGCTCGGTGCGCCCGGCAAGCCCACCGTCCTGTTATACGGCCACTACGACGTACAGCCCGCCGAACCCTTTGAGTTGTGGGAAAGCGATCCCTTCGATCCCGTGATCCGGGGCGACAACCTCTACGCCCGGGGATCGACGGACGACAAGGGGCAGGTCTGGCTGCACGTGAAGGCGCTGGAGGCCCACCTGCGGGAGAACGGCCGGCTGCCCGTGAACGTCCGCTTGTTGATCGAGGGCGAGGAAGAGGTCTCGAGCGAGAACCTGGAAGCCTTCCTGGAAAACCAAAGGGAAGCACTGGCGGCGGACGTGGTGGTCATTTCCGACACGTCCATGTTCGACTACGAGCAGCCCTCGATCGGGTATGCCCTGCGGGGCATGGCCTACATGGAGGTCCGGCTCGAGGGACCCAACAAGGACCTGCATTCGGGCGTCTACGGCGGCGCGGTTCCCAACCCCCTGAACGTATTGTCGGAGATCCTGGCCAGGATGGTGGACGGCGACGGAAGGATCACCGTCCCCGGTTTCTATGACGACGTCCTGGCCCTGGACGATGAAGAACGTGCGTCGCTTGCCGCGCTGCCCTTCGACGAGGAAGGATTCGCCGGGAGACTGGGCCTGCCGGAATCCACGGGCGAGAAAGGCTACTCGACCCTGGAACGCCTGTGGGCGCGGCCCACCCTTGATGTAAACGGGATGCTGGGAGGATTCACGGGCGAGGGATCGAAGACCGTGATCCCTTCGAAGGCCATGGCCAAGGTGAGCATGCGCCTCGTGCCGAACCAGGACCCTGAAAAGATCGCCCGGTCGTTCGAAGACTACGTCAGAAGCCTCGCACCGCCCTCGGTCAAGGTGGAAGTCATCCATCACGGCACGGGCAAGCCAGTCCTCACGGCGCGGGACCATCCCGCTGTGACGGCCGCCCACGAGGCTATAACGCGGGGCTTCGGCAAGGAGCCCGTCTACATCCGGGAAGGCGGCAGCATACCGGTGGTGGCCATGTTCGAGGAGATACTCGGCCTGCCTACGGTCCTGATGGCTTTCGGCCTGCCCGACTGCGACGCCCACGCGCCCAACGAGAAGTTCCACCTGCCCAATTTCTACCGGGGCATCGACAGCGCGGCCTGGTTCTACGACGAATACGGACGATACGCGGACTGA
- the hisA gene encoding 1-(5-phosphoribosyl)-5-[(5-phosphoribosylamino)methylideneamino]imidazole-4-carboxamide isomerase: MQLYPAIDIRQGRCVRLVKGMRDHETVYGDSPADVALKWKSQGATYLHVVDLDGAFTGDAGNRTSVVAILEQSDMPVQLGGGIRTPEAVEAWLALGVRRVILGTAAVERPDMVRQVVEAWGPERIVVGIDARAGRVAVSGWTSGGSCSSLELAEAMKEAGIRRIVYTDIDRDGTMNGLNTGSTARLARESGLRVIASGGVATLEDLERASGAAADGLEGVVLGKSLYEGTIDLSEAVRKYQSAPGAPDPGAQDSGE; this comes from the coding sequence ATGCAACTCTACCCCGCCATCGACATCAGACAGGGGCGATGCGTCCGCCTCGTCAAGGGAATGCGCGACCACGAAACGGTGTACGGTGATTCCCCGGCGGACGTCGCATTGAAATGGAAATCGCAGGGCGCGACCTACCTGCACGTCGTCGACCTGGACGGCGCGTTCACCGGCGATGCGGGCAACCGGACGAGTGTCGTCGCCATCCTGGAACAATCCGATATGCCGGTACAGCTGGGCGGGGGCATCCGTACGCCCGAGGCCGTGGAGGCCTGGCTGGCGCTGGGGGTGCGCCGCGTCATCCTGGGCACGGCGGCCGTGGAGCGTCCCGACATGGTGCGGCAGGTGGTGGAGGCGTGGGGACCGGAACGCATCGTCGTCGGCATCGACGCCAGGGCGGGACGGGTCGCGGTCAGCGGCTGGACGTCCGGCGGGTCCTGTTCATCCCTCGAACTGGCGGAGGCCATGAAGGAAGCCGGGATCCGCAGGATCGTTTACACGGACATCGACCGGGACGGTACGATGAACGGACTGAACACCGGTTCGACGGCGCGCCTGGCCCGTGAGAGCGGATTGCGGGTGATCGCGTCGGGGGGCGTGGCCACGCTGGAAGACCTCGAACGGGCCTCCGGGGCCGCCGCGGACGGCCTGGAAGGGGTGGTGCTCGGGAAATCCCTGTACGAAGGAACGATCGATCTGTCGGAAGCCGTGCGCAAATACCAGTCTGCCCCTGGCGCGCCGGATCCTGGCGCGCAGGACTCTGGAGAGTAA